In one Chelmon rostratus isolate fCheRos1 chromosome 7, fCheRos1.pri, whole genome shotgun sequence genomic region, the following are encoded:
- the LOC121609247 gene encoding extracellular calcium-sensing receptor-like — translation MHTLKHNYTTMPEPIRCTGSIDSRELRFSRAMIFAVEEINNSTDLLPGIKLGYEIHDSCASVPVAVHVAFQLSNGLDPVFDTGDNCSQSGMVMAIVGESGSTPSISMSRIVGSFNIPQVSHFATCACLSDKQQYPSFFRTIPSDQFQADALAKLVKHFGWTWIGAIRSDSDYGNNGMASFLEVAQKEGICVEYSESFYRTHPRSRIQRVADVIRRSTAMVIVAFVASGDMKILLKELSLEPSPPRQWIGSESWVTNPDILRFSFCAGTIGFGIQQSVIPGLRDFLLDLSPTEVAASPVLTEFWEDSFNCRLEKSAAIDQSLCDGNEDIETLQIPYTDTSQLRITNMVYKAVYAIGHAIHNVVCQDTNSTTQCDKVTRIEAKQILTQLQKVNFSQNGYDVSFDTNGDPVAKYELVNWQKTESGSIELVTVGLYDASLPVGQKFRINRNLTWVEGGTEVPVSVCSDSCPPGTRKVLQKGKPICCYDCVPCPEGEISNATDSPDCVPCPKEFWPNAERDTCFPKPVEFLSFDEVLGIILAAFSVGGACLAIITAAVFFRHRSSPIVRANNSELSFLLLFSLTLCFLCSLTFIGAPSEWSCMLRHTAFGITFVLCISCVLGKTIVVLMAFKATLPGSNVMKWFGPPQQRTTVVSFTFVQVLICTIWLVVNPPFPMKNLSVYKERIILECALGSAIGFWAVLGYIGLLAVFCLVLAVLARKLPDNFNEAKLITFSMLIFCAVWITFIPAYVSSPGKFTVAVEIFAILASSFGLTFCIFAPKCFIILFQPEKNTKKHLMNKD, via the exons atgcacacactgaagcacaacTACACCACTATGCCTGAGCCAATAAGGTGCACAGGGAG cattgACTCCCGTGAACTGCGCTTCTCACGTGCAATGATTTTTGCCGTTGAAGAGATTAACAACAGCACAGACCTGCTGCCAGGCATCAAACTTGGTTATGAGATCCACGACTCATGTGCCTCAGTGCCCGTGGCGGTACATGTGGCATTCCAGCTTTCAAACGGACTGGACCCAGTGTTTGACACCGGTGACAACTGCTCACAATCTGGTATGGTGATGGCTATCGTCGGAGAGTCTGGGTCCACGCCATCCATCAGCATGTCACGCATAGTCGGGTCTTTTAACATTCCTCAA gtgaGCCACTTTGCCACTTGTGCATGCCTGTCTGATAAGCAGCAGTACCCGAGTTTCTTCAGAACAATCCCGAGCGATCAGTTCCAGGCTGATGCGCTGGCCAAGCTGGTAAAACACTTTGGCTGGACTTGGATAGGTGCCATCCGGTCCGATTCAGACTATGGCAATAATGGGATGGCGTCTTTCCTGGAAGTAGCACAGAAGGAGGGGATCTGTGTGGAATACTCTGAATCTTTCTATCGGACCCACCCACGGAGCAGGATCCAGAGAGTAGCTGATGTTATCCGCAG GTCGACAGCTATGGTTATTGTGGCATTTGTAGCATCTGGGGACATGAAGATCCTGCTGAAGGAGCTGTCACTTGAACCCTCTCCACCTCGTCAGTGGATTGGCAGTGAGTCCTGGGTAACCAACCCAGACATACTGAGATTCAGCTTCTGTGCTGGAACCATCGGATTTGGCATTCAGCAATCTGTCATCCCAGGTCTGAGAGACTTCTTGCTGGATCTCTCTCCCACTGAAGTGGCTGCCTCTCCAGTGCTGACTGAGTTCTGGGAGGATTCATTCAACTGCAGGCTGGAAAAAA gTGCAGCCATAGATCAGAGTCTGTGTGATGGAAATGAAGACATTGAGACACTCCAGATCCCGTACACCGACACATCTCAGCTCCGCATCACTAACATGGTGTACAAGGCTGTTTATGCAATAGGACATGCCATTCATAATGTAGTGTGCCAAGACACAAATTCTACAACTCAGTGTGACAAAGTCACCAGGATAGAGGCAAAACAG ATTCTTACTCAGCTGCAGAAAGTCAATTTTTCCCAAAATGGTTATGATGTGTCTTTTGATACCAACGGGGATCCTGTGGCCAAATATGAGCTGGTTAACTGGCAAAAAACTGAGAGTGGCAGCATTGAGTTGGTGACAGTGGGGCTCTACGATGCATCACTGCCGGTGGGCCAGAAGTTCCGTATCAACAGGAACCTCACCTGGGTTGAAGGTGGCACAGAA GtgcctgtgtcagtgtgcagtgacagctgtccTCCAGGAACTCgtaaagtgctgcagaaaggaaaaccCATCTGCTGTTATGATTGTGTACCATGTCCTGAGGGAGAGATTAGCAATGCTACag attCCCCTGATTGTGTCCCTTGCCCAAAGGAGTTTTGGCctaatgcagagagagacacttgtTTCCCCAAACCTGTAGAGTTTCTCTCCTTTGACGAGGTCCTAGGAATCATCCTGGCTGCATTCTCAGTTGGTGGAGCCTGTCTTGCCAttataacagcagcagtgttctTTCGTCACAGGTCATCCCCGATCGTCAGGGCCAataactctgagctgagcttcctgctgctcttctctctgactctgtgtttcTTATGTTCATTAACTTTCATTGGAGCACCCTCTGAGTGGTCCTGCATGCTGCGTCACACAGCGTTTGGGATCACCTTCgtcctctgcatctcttgtgtTCTAGGAAAAACAATAGTGGTGTTAATGGCCTTCAAAGCTACACTCCCAGGCAGTAATGTCATGAAATGGTTTGGTCCCCCACAACAAAGGACTACTGTAGTGTCTTTCACATTTGTTCAAGTTTTAATATGCACTATTTGGCTGGTTGTTAATCCCccttttccaatgaaaaacctATCCGTATACAAGGAGAGAATCATCCTGGAGTGTGCATTAGGCTCAGCTATTGGGTTCTGGGCTGTGCTCGGGTACATAGGCCTACTGGCTGTCTTTTGCTTAGTCTTAGCTGTCCTCGCCCGGAAACTACCTGATAATTTTAATGAAGCCAAGCTgatcaccttcagcatgctgatattctGTGCAGTGTGGATCACCTTTATCCCAGCCTATGTCAGCTCTCCTGGGAaatttactgtggctgtggagatATTTGCCATTCTGGCCTCCAGTTTTGGACTAACGTTCTGTATATTTGCTCCAAAGTGTTTCATCATATTGTTTCAGCCAGAGAAGAACACcaagaaacatttaatgaacaaGGATTAA
- the LOC121609249 gene encoding extracellular calcium-sensing receptor-like codes for MEISALFIGLILSLGLCELNSALALNGSGDGLIQRAGLTKHRPGAGVSTEASSVKCKLQGATRLPAFSADGDYVIGGVFSIHRYKHIVKHNYTNIPEPIRCIGSIDPRELRLSHAMVFAIEEINNSTDLLPGIKLGYQMYDSCASVPVAVHAAFQLSNGLDPVFDTSDNCSQSGMVMAIIGESGSTQSISMSRVIGSFDIPQVSHFATCACLSDKQQYPSFFRTIPSDQFQADALAKLVKHFGWTWIGAILSDSDYGNNGMASFLEAAHKEGICVEYSESFYRTHPRSRIQRVAEVIRRSTAMVVVAFAASGDLKILLEELSREPSPPRQWIGSESWVTNPDMLRFSFCAGTIGFGIQQSVIPGLRDFLLDLSPTEVAASPVLTEFWEDSFNCRLKKTTDKSLCDGTEDIETLQSPYTDTSQLRITNMVYKAVYAIAHAIHNVVCRNTNSTTRCDKVTRSKQVLAELKKVNFSQNGYDVSFDANGDPVAKYELVNWQKTESGSIELVTVGLYDASLPVGQEFRINRNLTWMEGDTQVPVSLCSDSCPPGTRKVLQKGKPTCCYDCVPCPEGDISNATDSPDCFPCPKEFWPNAERDTCFPKPVEFLSFNEVLGIILAAFSVGGACLAIITAAVFFRHRSSPIVRANNSELSFLLLFSLTLCFLCSLTFIGAPSEWSCMLRHTAFGITFVLCISCVLGKTIVVLMAFKATLPGSNVMKWFGPPQQRTTVVSFTFVQVLICTIWLVVNPPFPMKNLSTYKERIILECALGSAIGFWAVLGYIGLLAVFCLVLAVLARKLPDNFNEAKLITFSMLIFCAVWITFIPAYVSSPGKFTVAVEIFAILASSFGLTFCIFAPKCFIILFQPEKNTKKHLMNKNQN; via the exons ATGGAGATCTCAGCTCTCTTCATTGGCCTGATCTTGTCTCTGGGTTTGTGTGAGCTGAACTCAGCTCTTGCCTTGAATGGTTCTGGGGATGGTCTGATACAAAGGGCTGGGCTTACGAAGCATAGGCCTGGTGCAGGGGTCAGTACTGAGGCCTCATCTGTGAAATGTAAGCTCCAGGGTGCCACTCGTCTACCTGCATTCTCAGCGGACGGTGACTACGTCATTGGGGGTGTTTTCTCCATACACCGCTACAAACACATTGTGAAGCATAACTACACCAACATACCTGAGCCAATAAGGTGCATAGGGAG cattgACCCCCGTGAATTGCGCCTCTCACATGCAATGGTCTTTGCCATTGAGGAGATTAACAACAGCACAGACCTGCTGCCAGGCATTAAGCTCGGTTATCAGATGTATGATTCGTGCGCCTCAGTGCCTGTGGCGGTGCATGCGGCATTCCAGCTTTCAAACGGACTTGATCCAGTGTTTGACACCAGTGACAACTGCTCACAATCTGGTATGGTGATGGCTATCATCGGTGAGTCTGGGTCCACGCAATCCATCAGCATGTCACGTGTCATCGGGTCCTTTGACATTCCTCAA gtgaGCCACTTTGCCACTTGTGCATGCCTGTCTGATAAGCAGCAGTACCCGAGTTTCTTCAGAACAATCCCGAGCGATCAGTTCCAGGCTGATGCGCTGGCCAAGCTGGTAAAACACTTTGGCTGGACTTGGATAGGTGCCATCCTGTCCGATTCGGACTATGGCAATAATGGGATGGCGTCTTTCCTTGAAGCAGCGCACAAGGAGGGGATCTGTGTGGAATACTCTGAATCTTTCTATCGGACCCACCCACGGAGCAGGATCCAGAGAGTAGCTGAGGTTATCCGCAG GTCGACAGCTATGGTTGTTGTGGCATTTGCAGCTTCTGGAGACCTGAAGATCCTTCTGGAGGAGCTGTCGCGTGAACCTTCTCCACCTCGTCAGTGGATAGGCAGTGAGTCCTGGGTCACCAATCCAGACATGCTGAGATTCAGCTTCTGTGCTGGAACCATCGGATTTGGCATTCAGCAATCTGTCATCCCAGGTCTGAGAGACTTCTTGCTGGATCTCTCTCCCACTGAAGTGGCTGCCTCTCCAGTGCTGACTGAGTTCTGGGAGGATTCATTCAACTGCAGGCTGAAAAAAA CCACAGACAAGAGTTTGTGTGATGGAACTGAAGATATTGAGACTCTCCAGAGCCCGTACACCGACACATCTCAGCTCCGAATCACTAACATGGTGTACAAGGCTGTTTATGCAATAGCACATGCCATTCATAATGTAGTGTGCCGAAATACAAATTCTACAACTCGGTGTGACAAAGTCACCAGGTCCAAACAA GTTCTTGCTGAGCTGAAGAAAGTAAATTTTTCCCAAAATGGTTATGATGTGTCTTTTGATGCCAACGGGGATCCTGTGGCCAAATACGAGCTGGTTAACTGGCAAAAAACTGAGAGTGGCAGCATTGAGTTGGTGACAGTGGGGCTCTATGATGCATCACTGCCGGTGGGCCAGGAGTTCCGTATCAACAGGAACCTCACCTGGATGGAGGGTGACACACAA GTGCCTGTGTCActgtgcagtgacagctgtccTCCAGGAACTCgtaaagtgctgcagaaaggaaaaccCACCTGCTGTTATGATTGTGTACCATGTCCTGAGGGAGATATTAGCAATGCTACag attCCCCTGATTGTTTCCCTTGCCCAAAGGAGTTTTGGCctaatgcagagagagacacttgtTTCCCCAAACCTGTAGAGTTTCTTTCCTTTAATGAGGTCCTAGGAATCATCCTGGCTGCATTCTCAGTTGGTGGAGCCTGTCTTGCCATtataacagcagctgtgttcTTTCGTCACAGGTCATCCCCAATCGTCAGGGCCAataactctgagctgagcttcctgctgctcttctctctgactctgtgtttcTTATGTTCATTAACTTTCATTGGAGCACCCTCTGAGTGGTCCTGCATGCTGCGTCACACAGCGTTTGGGATCACCTTCgtcctctgcatctcttgtgtTCTAGGAAAAACAATAGTGGTGTTAATGGCCTTCAAAGCTACACTCCCAGGCAGCAATGTCATGAAATGGTTTGGTCCCCCACAACAAAGGACTACTGTAGTGTCTTTCACATTTGTTCAAGTTTTAATATGCACTATTTGGCTGGTTGTTAATCCCCCTTTTCCAATGAAAAATCTATCCACATACAAGGAGAGAATCATCCTGGAGTGTGCATTAGGCTCAGCTATTGGGTTCTGGGCTGTGCTCGGGTACATAGGCCTACTGGCTGTCTTTTGCTTAGTCTTAGCTGTCCTCGCCCGGAAACTACCTGATAATTTTAATGAAGCCAAGCTtatcaccttcagcatgctgatattctGTGCAGTGTGGATCACCTTTATCCCAGCGTATGTCAGCTCTCCCGGGAaatttactgtggctgtggagatATTTGCCATTCTGGCCTCCAGTTTTGGACTTACTTTCTGTATATTTGCTCCAAAGTGTTTCATCATATTGTTTCAGCCAGAGAAGAACACcaagaaacatttaatgaacaaaaatcaaaactaa